One genomic window of Elusimicrobiota bacterium includes the following:
- a CDS encoding heavy metal-associated domain-containing protein, with product MRGWATAGILVMAVLAGPSAWGAPGFTPPAEEAVAYKELPSGRYSVKVIGMLTTTCARGIEIELMLLPQVESAKVDFDKETMILTIKLNHSLPLKTLRKALHLAADRVNLGVDYFVGKIAFLP from the coding sequence ATGCGGGGTTGGGCGACTGCCGGCATCCTGGTCATGGCCGTTTTGGCGGGCCCGTCCGCCTGGGGCGCGCCGGGCTTCACTCCGCCCGCGGAAGAGGCCGTGGCGTACAAGGAGCTGCCCTCGGGGCGCTACTCCGTCAAAGTCATCGGGATGCTGACGACGACCTGCGCTCGAGGCATCGAGATCGAGTTGATGCTGCTGCCGCAGGTCGAGTCAGCCAAAGTGGATTTCGATAAGGAGACGATGATCCTGACGATCAAGCTCAACCACTCCCTGCCGCTGAAGACCCTGCGCAAGGCCCTGCACTTGGCGGCCGACCGGGTCAACCTGGGCGTGGACTACTTCGTCGGCAAGATCGCTTTCCTGCCCTGA
- a CDS encoding biotin transporter BioY, with amino-acid sequence MAYAQTLPMHQTVFYDAAGGRDSVLGDAAAVVAMSWAIAVCARLCVPLPFTPVPLTGSTLGVLYAGALLGPRRGSAAAALYLLQGGCGLPFFAGGAAGWACLLGPTGGYLLGFLPGAWLAGLLAARGWDRRLGSNLALLLAGSAVILACGLAGLARFVPAGRLLSVGLYPFLVGDLLKSAVCCALLPWGWRRLGRNSDQGGQNRAQQLHFADLSRVRGRPSISARR; translated from the coding sequence ATGGCTTACGCCCAGACGCTGCCGATGCACCAAACAGTCTTCTATGACGCGGCCGGAGGCCGGGACTCGGTCCTGGGCGACGCGGCGGCCGTCGTAGCCATGAGCTGGGCCATCGCCGTCTGCGCCCGGCTTTGCGTGCCCCTGCCCTTCACCCCGGTGCCCCTGACCGGCAGCACGCTGGGGGTCCTCTACGCCGGGGCCCTCCTGGGACCCCGCCGCGGCAGCGCCGCGGCCGCGCTTTACCTTCTCCAAGGCGGCTGCGGCCTGCCCTTCTTCGCGGGCGGGGCCGCGGGCTGGGCCTGCCTGCTCGGGCCCACGGGCGGCTATCTGCTGGGGTTCCTGCCCGGCGCCTGGCTGGCGGGCTTGCTGGCCGCGCGGGGCTGGGACCGCCGGTTGGGCTCCAACCTGGCCCTGCTGCTGGCCGGGTCCGCCGTCATCCTGGCCTGCGGCTTGGCCGGACTGGCCCGTTTCGTTCCCGCCGGCCGCCTCTTGTCCGTCGGGCTTTATCCCTTCCTGGTGGGGGACTTGCTCAAATCCGCGGTCTGCTGCGCCCTCCTGCCTTGGGGCTGGAGGCGGCTCGGCCGCAATTCGGACCAGGGAGGACAGAATAGAGCGCAACAGTTACACTTTGCCGACTTATCTCGGGTGCGCGGGCGCCCGAGTATAAGTGCGCGAAGATGA
- a CDS encoding serine/threonine-protein kinase has product MKRTTVWDIVTGLALTLCVLAAYLLNWSVCEGVELKFYDLRSKLRQSLTAADEVVLVSIDDDSLAAIGRWPWPRWRLAALVDRLSSAGAKVVGLGFVLSDDEYNPGLAEIQRLQERYAGLVTARAVTDKKKVFELEFSSAMVHLDSDSKLEASLRKAGNVVLAMSFSQSGRSGAKPEALAAAVSSFTVAREAAAGVPDLLSPDGLKAAFPISRFASACAGIGAVSPAPDPDGVLRRETPVFRYADSYFPSYALELALAYSGLSPREAVFKPGREVRAGKIAIPLDADSRMRISFDGPEGTFRSFTYQDVMNDKASPDAFAGKIVIVGLTASSAATLFTTPLGGSVPPAELTANVIENILHRRFLTRPSWAANCELGLLLAVGLFVMFVLPRLRALSGLAISILLLAGLAACGIYPFVSSGYWIKVGYPAILLVLAYLAVIFKRFFALEKGTGLAAAPAPEAGTGGKEIRPAGAGGTSDTAGAAKPTLGRYEIESELGRGAMGIVYLGRDPKINRQVAIKTLVLAEGSDAAATKEIKERFFREAESAGTLNHPNIVRIFDAGEAADVAFIAMELLEGHDFTRYTRKEGLLPVDRALESVAVVADALDYAHTKGIVHRDIKPANIMLLKDGTIRVADFGIARITASSKTSTGKVMGTPSYMSPEQVAGKKVDGRSDIFSLTVALYELLTGQRPFQGGEGLWTLLFQIANDPHPDPRLARPDLPPCVLPILAKGLAKDPDQRYARAALLAADLRACCAAVKSGVCAQEVTQPLPAAPAAAEVPQASPAPEAAAAIRLEAPPPIAAEPVPILPEPAPDPRGDVALPSAAAPAPAGAIRLPPPGEQAPDTETTLQLPPDQEKP; this is encoded by the coding sequence ATGAAGAGAACGACGGTCTGGGACATCGTCACCGGACTCGCGCTCACGCTCTGCGTCCTCGCGGCCTATCTCCTGAACTGGTCCGTCTGCGAGGGCGTCGAACTCAAGTTCTATGACTTGCGCTCCAAGCTCCGGCAGAGCCTCACCGCGGCCGACGAGGTCGTGCTCGTCTCGATAGACGACGACTCTTTGGCCGCCATCGGCCGCTGGCCGTGGCCGCGCTGGCGCCTGGCGGCCTTGGTCGACAGGCTCTCCTCGGCGGGGGCCAAGGTCGTGGGCCTCGGCTTCGTGCTCTCCGACGATGAATACAACCCGGGCCTGGCCGAGATCCAGCGCCTGCAGGAGCGCTACGCGGGGCTCGTCACCGCCCGCGCCGTCACGGACAAGAAGAAGGTCTTCGAGTTGGAATTCTCATCCGCCATGGTCCATCTGGACTCGGACTCCAAGCTGGAGGCGTCCCTGCGCAAGGCCGGCAACGTGGTCTTGGCCATGTCATTCTCCCAGAGCGGCAGGTCCGGGGCCAAGCCGGAGGCGCTTGCGGCCGCGGTGTCGAGCTTCACCGTCGCCCGCGAGGCCGCGGCCGGGGTCCCTGATCTCCTCAGCCCGGACGGCCTCAAGGCCGCCTTCCCCATCTCGCGGTTCGCCTCGGCTTGCGCCGGCATAGGCGCCGTCAGCCCCGCGCCGGATCCCGATGGAGTCCTGCGCCGGGAAACGCCGGTCTTCCGGTACGCGGACTCCTATTTCCCATCCTATGCGTTGGAGCTGGCCCTGGCCTATAGCGGGCTCAGCCCCCGCGAGGCGGTCTTCAAGCCCGGCCGGGAGGTCCGCGCGGGGAAGATCGCCATCCCCCTCGACGCTGACAGCCGCATGCGCATCTCCTTCGACGGACCGGAGGGGACCTTCCGGTCCTTCACGTACCAGGACGTGATGAACGACAAGGCCTCCCCGGACGCCTTCGCCGGCAAGATCGTCATCGTCGGCCTTACGGCCTCCTCGGCGGCGACCCTCTTCACCACGCCCTTGGGCGGCAGCGTCCCGCCCGCCGAGCTGACCGCCAATGTCATCGAGAACATCCTGCACCGCAGGTTCCTCACGCGGCCTTCCTGGGCCGCCAATTGCGAGTTGGGCCTCCTGCTGGCCGTCGGGCTGTTCGTCATGTTCGTGCTGCCTCGTCTGAGAGCATTGTCGGGCCTGGCGATCAGCATCCTGCTCCTGGCGGGCCTGGCCGCCTGCGGCATCTATCCCTTCGTCAGCAGCGGCTACTGGATCAAGGTCGGCTACCCCGCGATCCTGCTCGTGCTGGCCTATCTGGCCGTCATCTTCAAGCGCTTCTTCGCCCTGGAGAAGGGGACGGGACTCGCGGCCGCCCCGGCCCCGGAGGCCGGGACCGGCGGCAAGGAGATCCGTCCCGCCGGCGCCGGCGGGACTTCCGATACCGCAGGTGCCGCCAAGCCGACCTTGGGCCGCTATGAGATCGAGAGCGAACTGGGCCGGGGGGCCATGGGCATCGTGTATCTGGGCCGCGACCCCAAGATCAACCGGCAGGTGGCCATCAAGACCTTGGTCCTCGCCGAGGGCTCGGACGCGGCCGCGACCAAGGAGATCAAGGAGCGCTTCTTCCGGGAGGCGGAGTCGGCCGGGACCCTCAACCATCCCAACATCGTGCGCATCTTCGACGCCGGCGAGGCGGCCGACGTGGCCTTCATCGCCATGGAGCTCCTCGAAGGGCACGACTTCACGCGCTACACCCGCAAAGAGGGCCTGCTGCCGGTGGACCGGGCGCTGGAGTCCGTCGCCGTGGTCGCCGACGCCCTGGACTACGCCCACACCAAGGGGATCGTGCATCGGGACATCAAGCCGGCCAACATCATGCTCCTCAAGGACGGGACGATCCGCGTCGCCGACTTCGGCATCGCCCGCATCACCGCTTCGTCCAAGACATCCACGGGCAAGGTCATGGGCACCCCGTCCTACATGAGCCCGGAGCAGGTGGCGGGCAAGAAGGTGGACGGCCGCTCCGACATCTTCTCGCTGACCGTCGCCCTTTACGAGCTGCTGACGGGGCAGAGGCCTTTCCAGGGCGGCGAGGGCCTTTGGACCCTCCTGTTCCAGATCGCCAACGACCCTCATCCCGACCCCCGCCTCGCCCGTCCGGACCTGCCGCCTTGCGTGCTCCCCATCCTCGCCAAAGGCTTGGCCAAGGATCCCGACCAGCGCTACGCGCGCGCGGCGCTCCTGGCCGCCGACCTCCGGGCCTGCTGCGCGGCCGTCAAGTCCGGCGTCTGCGCCCAGGAGGTCACCCAGCCCCTGCCGGCGGCGCCTGCGGCAGCGGAAGTCCCGCAGGCGTCGCCTGCTCCGGAGGCCGCGGCCGCCATCCGGCTGGAGGCTCCGCCGCCCATCGCTGCGGAGCCGGTCCCGATCCTGCCCGAGCCGGCGCCGGACCCGCGCGGGGACGTGGCCCTGCCTTCGGCGGCGGCCCCGGCGCCCGCTGGGGCCATCCGTCTGCCTCCCCCGGGGGAGCAGGCCCCGGATACGGAAACCACGCTGCAACTGCCGCCGGACCAGGAGAAGCCATGA
- a CDS encoding Stp1/IreP family PP2C-type Ser/Thr phosphatase, giving the protein MSPERVWDFFGRTDAGCVRANNEDSLGIDADLGLLIVADGMGGHNSGEVASDLAVSTIRDYARRMLGGEKVLVPEGADPDSSARCRQLEHFIKTANTVIYEKGRALPKDAGMGTTVVAVLADERSLSVAHVGDSRLYLFRRGVLRQLTEDHSLVGDQVRRGLITPEAAAHSTLQNILTRAVGAEPEVKVDVAEHPVLPGDVLLLATDGLNKMVSDEGLAQVLAREPAPARVVDTLVDMARRAGGLDNITLICGRLGAAPALGFWRKVSKLWEH; this is encoded by the coding sequence ATGAGCCCTGAACGCGTCTGGGATTTCTTCGGAAGGACGGACGCCGGCTGCGTGCGCGCCAACAACGAGGACAGCTTGGGCATCGACGCGGATCTGGGCCTGCTGATCGTGGCCGACGGCATGGGCGGGCACAACTCGGGCGAGGTGGCCAGCGACCTGGCCGTGTCGACCATCCGGGACTACGCGCGCCGGATGCTCGGCGGGGAGAAGGTCCTCGTCCCGGAGGGCGCCGACCCCGACTCGTCGGCGCGCTGCCGGCAGTTGGAGCACTTCATCAAGACCGCCAACACCGTCATCTACGAGAAGGGCCGCGCCCTGCCCAAGGACGCGGGCATGGGCACCACCGTGGTCGCGGTCCTGGCCGACGAGAGATCCTTGAGCGTGGCGCATGTCGGCGACAGCCGCCTCTATCTGTTCCGTCGGGGCGTCCTGAGGCAGCTGACCGAGGACCATTCCCTCGTCGGCGACCAAGTGCGGCGGGGCCTCATCACCCCCGAGGCGGCGGCGCACTCCACTTTGCAGAACATCCTGACCCGCGCCGTGGGCGCCGAGCCGGAGGTCAAGGTCGACGTCGCGGAGCATCCGGTCCTGCCCGGAGACGTGCTCCTCCTGGCGACCGACGGCCTCAATAAGATGGTCAGCGATGAGGGGCTCGCTCAGGTGCTGGCCCGGGAGCCGGCACCGGCTCGGGTGGTGGACACCTTGGTGGACATGGCCCGCCGGGCCGGGGGATTGGACAACATCACGTTGATCTGCGGCCGCCTGGGCGCGGCCCCGGCGCTGGGATTCTGGCGCAAGGTCTCGAAGTTGTGGGAGCATTGA